From Marinobacter alexandrii, one genomic window encodes:
- a CDS encoding substrate-binding domain-containing protein, whose translation MKYIFSLTILLWISACDTVQKKKNYEPLKLKGSESMHEAFSSLASDFQKIQDTLKVKLEGGGSRTGLMAINEQTADIGLSSFPFNLDSILGKDHGVGQRVVAFDGIVLINHLENPIGKLSDRQISNIYSGVITDWSEIGGNPGQIMPVVRDSNSGTQKFFTQHFKISEVAPAAIVAEENHEIVDSVISNRNSIGFVGYAYYTAMVKNIELSASLSKDSLKYVAPEPEFIDNGEYPLKRSLRIYYDTDYDPRVLAFLKYLDTERAREIIESFGLIAQ comes from the coding sequence ATGAAATATATTTTCTCACTCACTATTTTATTATGGATTTCTGCCTGTGATACGGTTCAGAAGAAGAAAAATTACGAGCCTTTAAAATTGAAAGGAAGTGAATCGATGCATGAAGCATTTTCTTCTTTGGCGTCTGATTTCCAAAAAATTCAAGACACATTAAAAGTGAAACTTGAAGGTGGTGGAAGTCGGACTGGCTTGATGGCTATCAATGAACAGACTGCAGATATTGGATTATCCTCATTTCCATTTAACCTAGACTCAATTTTGGGTAAGGATCATGGTGTGGGACAAAGAGTGGTAGCATTTGATGGAATTGTACTTATAAATCACCTTGAAAACCCTATTGGAAAACTATCTGATCGGCAAATATCCAATATTTATTCCGGTGTGATTACAGACTGGAGCGAGATTGGGGGAAACCCGGGACAGATCATGCCAGTGGTAAGGGACTCTAACTCAGGAACACAGAAGTTTTTCACACAGCACTTTAAAATCTCTGAAGTGGCTCCAGCAGCTATTGTTGCCGAGGAGAATCATGAGATTGTAGATTCAGTAATTAGCAATAGAAATAGCATTGGGTTTGTCGGGTATGCTTATTATACAGCAATGGTCAAAAATATTGAGCTCTCCGCTTCTTTATCGAAGGATTCATTGAAATATGTGGCTCCAGAGCCTGAATTTATAGATAATGGTGAATATCCTTTGAAGCGTTCCTTGAGAATTTACTACGATACGGACTATGATCCTCGTGTTTTAGCTTTTCTCAAATATCTAGATACGGAAAGAGCCAGAGAAATTATTGAGAGTTTTGGATTGATTGCGCAATAG
- a CDS encoding oxidoreductase — MEKRVWLITGCSSGFGRELVKIVSGKGDIAVGTVRSEEQIKELEAIDTTLVKGVVLDVQKQETIDQVAKFIEKEFGRLDVLVNNAGYGTLGPIEETDEDEMQRQFDVNVFGCVRMMKLALPFMRKQRSGNILNITSIAGLNGFPGVGIYNGSKFALEGIGEALAAETKHIGIKVTNIEPGPFRTDWAGRSATYNESSISEYNESANKNMDSIREVSGNQIGDPVRAANAMYEVTTLENPPVHLPLGGPAHKRIGIRLQEFKEEVEKFKHVGKPTDYTEEELSRMG, encoded by the coding sequence ATGGAAAAACGTGTTTGGTTAATTACAGGATGTTCTTCAGGTTTTGGTCGGGAATTAGTGAAAATTGTTTCAGGGAAAGGGGATATTGCAGTTGGTACTGTCAGAAGCGAAGAGCAAATAAAGGAGCTTGAAGCTATCGATACGACTTTGGTAAAAGGAGTAGTCTTGGACGTTCAAAAACAAGAAACAATTGATCAGGTGGCCAAATTCATTGAAAAAGAATTCGGTAGACTAGATGTTCTTGTCAATAATGCCGGATATGGGACTTTGGGTCCGATTGAAGAAACAGACGAAGATGAGATGCAAAGACAATTTGATGTAAATGTCTTTGGATGTGTTAGAATGATGAAATTGGCTTTACCGTTTATGCGCAAGCAACGGAGTGGTAATATCTTGAATATAACTTCAATTGCGGGTTTAAATGGGTTTCCAGGTGTTGGAATTTACAACGGGAGCAAGTTTGCTTTGGAGGGTATTGGTGAAGCACTTGCAGCTGAAACTAAACACATCGGCATCAAAGTGACTAACATAGAACCAGGACCTTTCCGTACAGACTGGGCTGGACGTTCAGCTACTTATAACGAGTCTTCCATTTCTGAATACAATGAATCTGCTAATAAGAATATGGACAGTATACGAGAGGTTAGTGGAAATCAGATTGGAGATCCTGTGCGTGCAGCCAATGCCATGTATGAGGTAACGACTTTAGAAAATCCCCCTGTACACTTGCCACTTGGTGGCCCTGCCCATAAACGCATAGGAATACGGTTACAGGAATTTAAGGAAGAGGTAGAAAAGTTTAAACATGTGGGAAAACCTACAGACTATACTGAGGAAGAACTAAGCCGGATGGGTTAA